In Flavobacterium enshiense, the genomic stretch GAATGAAGAAAATATCCCTCAGACAATATTATTTGCAGGTAGTATCGTTGAAAAAAAGGGAGTTAGACAATTAGTGGAATCGTTGGAGTATTTGGTTGATCAATTTCCAAACATACGGCTGCTTATTGCGGGAAGAGGAGGGAATCTCCCAGGTACAAGAATTCCATATCTTCCGGTTTTAGAAAAATCAATTACAGATAAAACAGCTAAACATATTAAATTTCTTGGAATAGTTCCTAATATTGAAATGCCTCAAATTATTGCGAAGGCACACATTTGCTGCTATCCAAGTCATATGGAAGCGATGCCGGTTGCTTGGTTGGAAGTGTTGGCTATGGGCAAAATATTTATTGGTAGTCTAACAGGGCCTGGACCTGAAGCAGTTAAGGATGGTGTAACAGGTATTTTGGCTAATCCTTCTTCTCCCGAAGATATTGCTGTTAAAATTAAATGGGCTTTAGAACATTCAAACGAATGTAAATTGATAGGACAAAGTGCAAGATTAGATATTGCCGAAAGATTTAGTTTGGAAACTATTGTTAATCAAAACATAGAATTTTATAAATCTATCTTGTAATTATGCTACTTTCTGATTATAGAAAATACAAAAAATACGGTGGCCGCTTTATTACTATAGTTTTTTTTACACAAGGGTTCTGGGCTATTTTTCAGTACCGAACCGCTAATGCTGTTTACCGAACCATTCGTGTGCCATTGCTTCGCCAAATTTTGCTTTTTCTTTGTCTTTTGTGGCAAAAAGGAATTGAACTAACAACAGGGATTTCCATTCCGGCTTCAGCTTCTATAGGACATTCTTTTTATATTGGTCATTTTGGCGGTATCATATTGAATTCAAAAACGGTTATCGGTACTAACTGCAACATATCACAGGGGGTAACTATTGGTGTTTCGGGTACCGGCGAAAACAGGGGTGTTCCCGTGATAGGGAACAATGTATACATTGGCGCTAATTCGGTCGTGGCCGGAAAAATTACTGTGGGCGATAATGCTGTTATAGGTGCCTGCTCCCTGGTTACCAACAATGTAAATACAGGTACGGTTGTTTTGGGAGTACCAGCTGTTGAAATTTCCACTAAAGGTTCTAAGGGCTATATCTGATGAAATTATTAGTTATTTCCGCAGCCCCGTTAATACCTGCAACTGATGGTTGGAAAGCATACGGACCCTATGTGAAAGAGATGGAACTTTGGGCTAAATATGCTGATTCGGTGAGTTTTTGCTGTCCAGTATGGTCTTCAGATCGAAATCTGTTGGTTTCCGATATTCCTTTTGCTATTGCGAATGTTATTCCATTAAAAGAGTTTGATATCACTTCCTTTTCCCAGATTTTGAGAACGATAAAAGTTGTTTTAATAAACCTATTTATTATTGCGAAAGCTTTTCGAAGTGCGGATCATATTCATTTTCGCTGTCCTTGTAATATAGGGTTACTAGGCTGTCTGGTTCAGATTTTTTTTCCGAATACCCCGAAGACAGCTAAGTATGCCGGGAATTGGGATCCTAAAGCAAAGCAACCCCTGAGTTACCGTCTTCAGAAATGGATTTTGAGTACTACCTTTCTAACCCAAAACATGCAGGTGCTAGTATATGGGGAATGGGAGGGGAGCAGTAGAAATATTAAGCCTTTTTTTACGGCTTCTTATAGGGAAAGTGAAAAGGGAAAAGAGAAAAGTGATCTTCGACAAGTTCAGGATAGCATTCGGTTTTTGTTTGTGGGGACTTTATCGGTAGGGAAACGGCCTTTGTATGCGGTTCAGTTGGTGGAACGGTTACTGCATTTGGGGTATCCGGTATGTTTGGATTTGTATGGTGAGGGTAAAGAACGACCTGTGTTGGAGTCTTATATTAAAAATAAAGGATTAGAAGGAAATATTGTTTTATATGGTAATCAGACTGCGGAAACGGTGAAGACAGCTTATCAACAAAGTCATTTTGTACTTTTACCGTCTAAAAGTGAAGGGTGGCCTAAGGTGGTGGCGGAAGCCATGTTTTGGGGTTGTGTTCCCGTTGCTACACCTGTATCCTGTGTTTCCTATATGTTGGATTTGGGAAACAGGGGGATTGTTCTTACCCTGGATGAGGATAGTGATGTGAAACAGTTGTCCGCTTGTATAAACGATGCTGAAAATTATTCCGTGAAAGCGGAAAAAGCGTTACATTGGTCGCGGAAATATACTTTGGATTATTTTGAAGAAGAGATTAGGGTACTGTTGAACGGGGAGTAGTCAGAAGGCAGAAGGGGGAAAGCAGGTTGCTGCACCAATTTGAGTGAAGGTTTTGTGTCTTTAGAGATTGCTTCGCCAATTCGAGCAAAGCCCTCCTACCTCCTTCGTCGGGATGACAGAGATCCTTCGTAAGTTCAGGATAACAAGTGAAAATCTTAGGATAACAGTAGTAAAAAAAAGGTTGATTAATAAATTAAAGAGATAAGAGCGTGCGCATTGTACAGTTAATAGATAGTCTGGAGACCGGAGGTGCGGAGCGCATGGCTGTGAATTATGCCAATGCCTTAGCGGATAGGATCACTTTTTCCGGATTGGTCGCGACTCGAAATGAAGGGGTGCTGAAAGAGCAGTTGTCTTCTAAGGTTGGTTATCTTTTTTTAAACAAAAAAAGAACAGTTGATCTTTCGGCTATTTTGAAGCTAAGAAAGTACATCGCTCATAATAAAGTTACGCATGTTCATGCGCACAGCAGTTCTTTTTTTATTGCTGTTCTGGTACGGTTACTTTCTCCCGGAATTAAAATTGTGTGGCATGATCATAATGGGAATCGCTTGTATCTTCCTTTGTCGGGTAACAGAAAAATCGTGTGGTTTTCCTGTTTTTTTAACGGCGTTATTGCCTGTAATACCGAATTGGAGCGATGGGCATTGTCTTATTTAAAGTGCAAAAACATATTATATCTTCCGAATTTTTCGGAAGTTCCCGAGCAGGAAATACAGACTACTTTTTTAAAAGGGACTGCAGGTAAAAGGATTGTTTGTCTTGCCAATCTGAGAACCCCTAAAAATCATATTACGCTTCTGAAAGCATTTGCTGCTTCCAATGCCTTGCAATCCGGCTGGACGCTGCATCTTATCGGAAAAGATAATGAAGATGATTACTCCCTGAGATTGAAGTATTTTGTGAAGGAAAATAAAGTGGAGGACAAGGTTTTTTTTTACGGGAGTTGTCCGGATGTGTTTTCCGTTTTAAAGCAATCCGATATCGGAGTGTTGGTGTCTACTTATGAAGGTTTTCCGGTAACACTTTTGGAATACGGATTGACTCCTCTGGCTGTTTTATCGACTAATGTAGGGTATTGTCCCGAGATTATTGAAGATAACGAGAATGGTTTTTTAATAGCACCGGAAGAAGTGGGCAGTATACAGGCCAGATTAAATACATTAACTGAAATCGAAGCGTTAAGAGATAAATTTGCACATAATTTAAATACTATTGTTTCTAAAAAGTTTTCAGTGAATGCTGTTGTTGGTGAAGCTATTGATTTTTATAAAAAAATGTAAAAATGAAAAAAAAAGAGATATCCTATAGTGAATTGGTCCTATTGCATATTCTGATTGGAATAAGCGTGTATTTTTTGCCTCTTTTTTCAAAATTGTATGCTTTAGCTATTGTTTTATTGGGGTTTTATATTATAATTAAAAAGAAGAATGCTAATAATGAAGCCCTTTATGTTGCTGCTTATGTAGTAGGTGCAGAGGTTTTTCTCCGGATGACCGGAGGGAATTTCGGAGAACAATTTGCAAAGTATGTAGTTATGGGAAGTTTGGGTTTTGGCATGTATTACAGAGGATTTTCCAAAAACGCTTTGTTGTACTTTGTTTTTATGATTTTACTTATTCCGGGAATTATTGTAGGTACGCTTTCACTTAACTTTGAAACCGATATACGAAAAGCAATTACTTTTAATATTATCGGTCCTGTTTGCTTGGCGGTTTCCGCAATTTATTGTTACCGACGAAAAATCAGCTTATCTGAAATGATGGGTGTTGTTAATGCCTTGGCTTTTCCGATTTTGACGACAGTAACCTACATGTATCTGTATACCCCTAGCATTAAAGATGTAGTAACCAATACTGATTCTAATTTTCAAACGTCCGGAGGATTTGGACCCAATCAGGTTTCTACTATTTTGGGACTGGGTATTTTTCTTTTTTTTTCCAAAATCATGATTTTGTCTAAAAGTAAAAAACATCGCATCATCGATATCATTATTTTGGGAGTAATTACTTTTAGAGGGATTGTGACTTTTTCCCGTGGAGGGGTTATTGCGGGCGGTATCATGATTGTGCTACTCTTAGCTATACTTTTTTTAACAACAAAATCCGCAGCGAAATCAAAAATAGCACGATTTGTTGCACTTGTATTTTTTCTTTTAGTAGGCATATGGACCTACAGTTCTATTCAGACCGGTGGATTAATTAATAAGCGTTATGCAAACCAAGATGCAAGAGGAAGAATAAAAAAGAGTAAACTAACAGGTAGAGAGCGCTTAATTGAATCTGAATTCCAAATGTTTTTGGATAACCCGATTTTGGGTATCGGGGTAGGGAAAAATAAAGAATATAGAGAAGAGATGACCGGTATTGAAGCAGCCTCTCACAACGAAGTAAGCCGCATGCTTGCAGAGCATGGCTCGTTGGGTGTTGTTTGTCTTTTAATTTTACTGATAACTCCTTTGGTATTGTATCTGGATAACCGACAACATCTGTTTTTGCTGTCTTTTGTTGTTTTCTGGTTGCTGACCATTAATCACGCGGCCATGCGAATTGCAGCCCCTGCGTTTGTTTATGCCTTATCACTTTTAAAAGTATATGCCCTTGAAAAGCCTGCTGTACCTCGGGAATAAGCTTTCCGGAAAAGGACTTAATGTAACCACTGTTGAAACGCTGAGTGCCCAACTGACAGAGGCGGGGTATAATATTGTCAGTGCGTCCGACAAGAAGAACTGGTTTATGAGGCTGGCGGATATGCTGTGGGCTGTGGTAATAAATCGAAAAACCGCTTTTGTCCTGATTGATACTTACAGTACCTCCGGATTTTGGTTTGCTTTTTTTGCAAGCCAACTGTGCAGAATTTTACAAATCCGGTATATTCCAATACTTCATGGTGGTAATTTACCTAATCGATTAAAGAATAATCCTAAGTTGTCGGCAATGGTGTTTGAAAATGCCTATAAAAATGTTGCTCCTTCCCATTATTTGTATCAAGCCTTTAAAGAGTTTGGATTTACTAATCTTTTGTTTATCCCAAATACAGTAGAAATTCATAAGTATTCTTATAAAGAAAGAAAAAGCGTAGCTCCAAAACTCTTGTGGGTGCGTGCTTTCGATGCAATATATAATCCCAAAATGGCGGTAGATGTATTGTGTGAATTACAAAGAAAATATTCCGAAGCAAAATTATGCATGGTAGGCCCAGATAAGGATGGGAGCGGAGTTCTGACACAAGAGTATGCCCGCTCATTGGGGTTGAACATTCGTTTTACAGGCAGGTTGTCTAAGGAAGAATGGATAGCAATGTCAAAAGACTATGATATTTTCATCAATACAACGCGTTTCGATAATACGCCTGTGAGTGTCATGGAAGCCATGGCATTGGGTTTGCCGGTGGTTTCAACTAATGTAGGGGGAATTCCTTTTTTACTGAACGATAAAGAGGACGCTTTGCTGGTAAATGATAATGATACAGAAGCGATGGTCAACGCAGTTCATTATCTGATCGAAAATCATGAAATTGCTCAAGAAATTGGAGTAAAAGCAAGACGAAAGGCTGAAATGTGGGATTGGGATGTCGTAAAGGTGTCTTGGAATGATTTACTGAACGGAGGATAGATGGCTGGTCACAAACAATTATTTTGTTAATTGTTACATGCTAGTGTTTTTCTGTATAATTATTTGTTATTTTGCACCTATAGTTAAAGGTGATGACAAAAAATAAGAAAATACATTTTGAGATATCGGAACGCAAGATTTTGCTTAGGGCGTTTGATGTATTGCTGATTCTTATTACCTTGTATTTGTTGGGGATTTACCTTGAATTTGACTACTTTAGTATTTCCATACACAGCTATTATTGGACCTTTGTGTTAGCGTTCTATACGTTGTTTTTCGGAACCATATTCGAAATGTATAATCTTCAGGTGGCCGGAAATCAGTTTCAGATTATTAAAAGTATTATTCTGACCGCAACAGCAACGGTGTTTGTGTATTTGCTGACGCCCATTTTTACCCCACCATTGCCTAAAAACCGATTGCAGATTATATTTTTCTACATCGCTATCTTAGGTGCTTTATTTTTATGGAGGATGTTCTACCAGAAGTTTCTGGCTTCGCATCATTTTTATAAGAAAGTACTTTTTCTGGCTGATGATAAAACAGTTGACGCCTTAGTTGGCGAACTTGAGAAGGCCGATCCCAACTATAAAGTAATGGGGTATTTGAGTACCAGGGAATCCAATAAAAGAAAAGTGAAACTCACAAAAATATTTCCGGAAGATCTTGAGTCTTTTATTTTGAAAAATTCTGTTTCGGAAATCGTAATAGCCAACAAATCCAACGAAGAAGTACCGGTTGTTGTTTATGATAAGTTGTTGTCGTTTTTAGAGAAAGGAATTGTTATACGGGAGTATTCACAAGTGTATGAGACCAGTACATACCGACTGCCGGTTCATTTTTCAGAAAAAGATTTTTATAAATATTTTCCTTTTAGCAGGAGCAATCAGAATAAATTGTACATATATGCCAGCCGATTGTTTGATGTCGTTATATCCTTAACAGGATTGGCCGTGGGCTTGCTGCTGACACCTT encodes the following:
- a CDS encoding glycosyltransferase family 4 protein yields the protein MHICFITSEFPKLGFPHGGVGTFVATLGKSLAEKGIKVSVIGLNYTSKEEKETINNITVYRLAAKKVKGLQWLINSREIARKIEVIHKENRIDFVETPELGMAFLPKINGVKYVIRMHGGHHYFAKAENRPVEWWKAFQEKRSFKKADYIIAVSKYVGETTRDLLDLGKVPIQVIFNPIDIDKFFDASNEENIPQTILFAGSIVEKKGVRQLVESLEYLVDQFPNIRLLIAGRGGNLPGTRIPYLPVLEKSITDKTAKHIKFLGIVPNIEMPQIIAKAHICCYPSHMEAMPVAWLEVLAMGKIFIGSLTGPGPEAVKDGVTGILANPSSPEDIAVKIKWALEHSNECKLIGQSARLDIAERFSLETIVNQNIEFYKSIL
- a CDS encoding serine O-acetyltransferase; translation: MLLSDYRKYKKYGGRFITIVFFTQGFWAIFQYRTANAVYRTIRVPLLRQILLFLCLLWQKGIELTTGISIPASASIGHSFYIGHFGGIILNSKTVIGTNCNISQGVTIGVSGTGENRGVPVIGNNVYIGANSVVAGKITVGDNAVIGACSLVTNNVNTGTVVLGVPAVEISTKGSKGYI
- a CDS encoding glycosyltransferase translates to MKLLVISAAPLIPATDGWKAYGPYVKEMELWAKYADSVSFCCPVWSSDRNLLVSDIPFAIANVIPLKEFDITSFSQILRTIKVVLINLFIIAKAFRSADHIHFRCPCNIGLLGCLVQIFFPNTPKTAKYAGNWDPKAKQPLSYRLQKWILSTTFLTQNMQVLVYGEWEGSSRNIKPFFTASYRESEKGKEKSDLRQVQDSIRFLFVGTLSVGKRPLYAVQLVERLLHLGYPVCLDLYGEGKERPVLESYIKNKGLEGNIVLYGNQTAETVKTAYQQSHFVLLPSKSEGWPKVVAEAMFWGCVPVATPVSCVSYMLDLGNRGIVLTLDEDSDVKQLSACINDAENYSVKAEKALHWSRKYTLDYFEEEIRVLLNGE
- a CDS encoding glycosyltransferase, with translation MRIVQLIDSLETGGAERMAVNYANALADRITFSGLVATRNEGVLKEQLSSKVGYLFLNKKRTVDLSAILKLRKYIAHNKVTHVHAHSSSFFIAVLVRLLSPGIKIVWHDHNGNRLYLPLSGNRKIVWFSCFFNGVIACNTELERWALSYLKCKNILYLPNFSEVPEQEIQTTFLKGTAGKRIVCLANLRTPKNHITLLKAFAASNALQSGWTLHLIGKDNEDDYSLRLKYFVKENKVEDKVFFYGSCPDVFSVLKQSDIGVLVSTYEGFPVTLLEYGLTPLAVLSTNVGYCPEIIEDNENGFLIAPEEVGSIQARLNTLTEIEALRDKFAHNLNTIVSKKFSVNAVVGEAIDFYKKM
- a CDS encoding O-antigen ligase family protein, which encodes MKKKEISYSELVLLHILIGISVYFLPLFSKLYALAIVLLGFYIIIKKKNANNEALYVAAYVVGAEVFLRMTGGNFGEQFAKYVVMGSLGFGMYYRGFSKNALLYFVFMILLIPGIIVGTLSLNFETDIRKAITFNIIGPVCLAVSAIYCYRRKISLSEMMGVVNALAFPILTTVTYMYLYTPSIKDVVTNTDSNFQTSGGFGPNQVSTILGLGIFLFFSKIMILSKSKKHRIIDIIILGVITFRGIVTFSRGGVIAGGIMIVLLLAILFLTTKSAAKSKIARFVALVFFLLVGIWTYSSIQTGGLINKRYANQDARGRIKKSKLTGRERLIESEFQMFLDNPILGIGVGKNKEYREEMTGIEAASHNEVSRMLAEHGSLGVVCLLILLITPLVLYLDNRQHLFLLSFVVFWLLTINHAAMRIAAPAFVYALSLLKVYALEKPAVPRE
- a CDS encoding glycosyltransferase family 4 protein; the encoded protein is MPLKSLLYLGNKLSGKGLNVTTVETLSAQLTEAGYNIVSASDKKNWFMRLADMLWAVVINRKTAFVLIDTYSTSGFWFAFFASQLCRILQIRYIPILHGGNLPNRLKNNPKLSAMVFENAYKNVAPSHYLYQAFKEFGFTNLLFIPNTVEIHKYSYKERKSVAPKLLWVRAFDAIYNPKMAVDVLCELQRKYSEAKLCMVGPDKDGSGVLTQEYARSLGLNIRFTGRLSKEEWIAMSKDYDIFINTTRFDNTPVSVMEAMALGLPVVSTNVGGIPFLLNDKEDALLVNDNDTEAMVNAVHYLIENHEIAQEIGVKARRKAEMWDWDVVKVSWNDLLNGG
- a CDS encoding exopolysaccharide biosynthesis polyprenyl glycosylphosphotransferase codes for the protein MTKNKKIHFEISERKILLRAFDVLLILITLYLLGIYLEFDYFSISIHSYYWTFVLAFYTLFFGTIFEMYNLQVAGNQFQIIKSIILTATATVFVYLLTPIFTPPLPKNRLQIIFFYIAILGALFLWRMFYQKFLASHHFYKKVLFLADDKTVDALVGELEKADPNYKVMGYLSTRESNKRKVKLTKIFPEDLESFILKNSVSEIVIANKSNEEVPVVVYDKLLSFLEKGIVIREYSQVYETSTYRLPVHFSEKDFYKYFPFSRSNQNKLYIYASRLFDVVISLTGLAVGLLLTPFLLLGNLAANRGALIYTQERIGKNGVPFKIYKFRSMVTNAEVNGAVFATANDARITPFGKFLRKSRIDEFPQFINILKGDMAVIGPRPERPVFVGQIAEIMPYYQTRHVIKPGLTGWAQVKHSYGETIEDSLIKLQYDLYYIKHRSLFLDVNIVLKTLSAVLFFRGQ